From the genome of Prevotella herbatica, one region includes:
- a CDS encoding glycoside hydrolase, whose amino-acid sequence MKRFYLSLLLAASLFTVKAQSTFTITLDPTTTYQTISDFGASDCWTADYVGKYFSAAQKSQAAKWLFSQNFDSNGAPEGIGLSVWRVNIGAGSADQGSESNISDATRRTDCFLSKDGTYNWDKSSGQQYFMQQAKQYGVDNFLLFSNSAPVYFTANGLANNKNNASGANLKADSYDDFAEFLANVTAHFSENGYNIKYIDPVNEPAFNWTDGQEGSPWQNNEISKLVRELDKSLTSRNLSTQIIMPEASSLDRLYQQCSNYNGRASNQIEAFWNKTNTDTYIGDLSHVAKAVAGHDYWTFTTNDALTTTRENVAAAAAKYGLNVMQTEWSMLDAAPNAETGFPDSYENATDMDIALFMGKLIHIGMTQGNFISWSYWTAMAQSMYAQKNRFELIRLNATDDNNTYESYGNLNTGGTVTATPNLWVLGNYSRFIRPGYKRIALSGDGDINSLMGSAYVSPDGKKVVAVFVNMNAVAKGVKLAADNFSKTISSVKKYTTDATNNLTCDETITDPTLRITVPPGSVVTFTFDLDTTAGINNVKIDSAKADNGIYNLNGQKVADSADKYNSLEHGVYIINGKKLIKK is encoded by the coding sequence ATGAAGCGATTTTACCTAAGCTTACTATTAGCTGCATCTCTATTCACTGTCAAGGCACAGTCTACATTCACAATTACCTTAGACCCAACTACCACCTATCAGACTATTTCTGATTTCGGTGCTTCTGACTGCTGGACTGCCGACTATGTTGGCAAGTACTTCAGCGCCGCACAGAAATCACAAGCTGCTAAGTGGCTGTTCAGTCAGAACTTCGACTCAAATGGAGCCCCTGAAGGTATAGGATTGTCTGTTTGGCGTGTTAACATTGGTGCAGGTAGTGCAGACCAAGGTAGCGAAAGCAATATCAGTGATGCAACAAGACGCACTGATTGTTTCTTGTCAAAAGACGGAACATACAACTGGGACAAATCTTCAGGACAACAGTATTTTATGCAGCAGGCAAAACAGTATGGAGTAGACAACTTCCTATTGTTCTCTAATTCCGCTCCTGTATATTTCACTGCTAACGGACTTGCCAATAACAAAAACAATGCATCGGGTGCTAACCTGAAGGCAGACAGTTATGATGACTTTGCTGAATTTCTAGCTAATGTGACTGCACATTTCAGCGAGAACGGATACAACATCAAATACATTGACCCAGTAAACGAACCAGCATTTAACTGGACAGATGGTCAGGAAGGTTCTCCTTGGCAGAACAATGAGATTTCAAAGCTCGTACGCGAACTTGACAAATCTCTTACTTCACGTAATTTGTCTACACAGATTATCATGCCTGAGGCTAGTTCACTTGACAGACTTTATCAGCAGTGCAGCAATTACAACGGTCGTGCATCTAATCAGATAGAGGCTTTTTGGAATAAAACAAACACTGATACATATATAGGCGATTTAAGTCATGTGGCAAAAGCTGTTGCTGGACATGACTATTGGACATTCACAACAAACGATGCCCTTACAACAACGAGAGAAAATGTTGCAGCAGCTGCTGCTAAATATGGGTTAAACGTGATGCAGACAGAATGGAGTATGCTTGATGCTGCTCCAAATGCAGAGACTGGCTTCCCTGATTCTTATGAGAATGCGACTGATATGGACATTGCACTATTCATGGGCAAACTGATACATATCGGCATGACACAGGGTAACTTCATCTCATGGTCATACTGGACAGCAATGGCTCAATCTATGTATGCTCAGAAAAACCGCTTTGAACTAATAAGATTAAATGCAACAGATGACAACAATACTTACGAAAGTTATGGTAACTTGAATACAGGTGGTACAGTAACTGCAACACCAAACCTTTGGGTTCTTGGTAACTACAGTCGTTTCATTCGTCCTGGATACAAGCGCATTGCTCTTAGTGGTGACGGTGATATCAACTCTCTCATGGGAAGTGCATACGTATCTCCTGACGGAAAGAAAGTTGTTGCTGTATTCGTAAATATGAACGCTGTAGCTAAGGGAGTTAAACTAGCAGCTGATAACTTTTCTAAGACTATTTCGTCTGTAAAGAAGTATACTACTGATGCGACAAACAACCTTACATGCGACGAGACTATCACTGATCCTACATTACGTATTACGGTCCCTCCAGGTTCTGTTGTCACTTTCACATTTGATTTGGATACAACAGCTGGCATTAATAATGTAAAGATTGATTCAGCTAAGGCTGATAACGGAATATATAACCTCAACGGACAAAAGGTCGCAGACTCTGCAGATAAGTATAACTCTCTAGAGCATGGTGTATATATTATCAATGGTAAGAAACTTATAAAAAAATAA
- a CDS encoding SusC/RagA family TonB-linked outer membrane protein — protein MKRYFLIILVSILTLGLHAQSVKVTGQVTAAADKEPIMGAYVKVAGTKTAAITDIDGNFTIDADKNATLEVSMVGFQKASIGVAGRSAINVVMKDDVSDLNEVVVIGYGAVKKSDLTSSISAIKGDKLEKLTTGNVMNALQGQVNGVQITNSGGPGSTPRVIIRGISTINGSDPLYVVDGMPVGTNINFLNQNDIESMQVLKDASAAAIYGTRGSNGVILITTKKGSKGATKFTASATVGLQTMQKPDIAGASEYEQVFKTRYTNDNQTAPYNGIANITNAQGTDWWKQTMRSVAITENYNFGFSGGTDKLLYSASIGYFRQNSQYKVGDWQKLTARFSMQYNFNKIVQAGVDFTPKYENWHDTPDLIGAVMTMDPTTPVMRDQSQWTSNPYSNYARSNNNQTLNPVASMNRLDKHSDEYGLLATPWISINPIKGLTFRTQFGMNARFRLSDEYTPDFHIDNLEQAAVSTAKRRMENWVDWNWTNTLTYMNTFNKKHNLNVMAGYTMERFQNYYLDGSRDKIPSNVEEMRYVSAGTDNMQVKGSNTYSSLISYLGRVMYNYDEKYYLTASIRVDGSSKFTTGNKYATFPSLSGAWRVSGENFMKNQKIFDDLKLRLGWGKVGNQNIDNSAYTSAINTNRYVFGNQIAIGSSVASIGNTNVKWETVEDYNIGVDMAFLQNRLRVTADWFTKKSHDMLMKKDNLLVLGYPMWNGQMWENIGSMKATGWELGFNWDDKIGEVKYGVGLNLSSVKNKAVNLNGNYIYMGSHNGDFIIRNEEGKAISQFYGYVVDGIFQNKTEVTSYTNEHGTSMQPNAQPGDFRYKDLNHDGVIDEKDKTYIGNPFPDLMLGVNLNASYHRWDIQAQFYGTFGNDIYNLNRERYFGQNGSNVMAGTIDKAWHGEGTTNEYPRLSVNDANLNYTRPSSFFVEDGSYFRCKLLQIGYTIPESVLRLCSIRLSLSAQNLFTITKYSGMDPETASLGGKGGVTETGIDWTGYPNPRTILFGVNVNF, from the coding sequence ATGAAAAGATATTTTTTAATAATATTGGTCTCTATCCTTACTCTTGGACTTCATGCCCAAAGCGTAAAGGTAACAGGACAGGTAACTGCTGCTGCTGACAAGGAACCTATCATGGGTGCCTATGTAAAGGTAGCAGGAACCAAAACAGCCGCTATAACTGACATCGACGGTAACTTTACTATAGATGCTGACAAAAATGCCACTCTAGAGGTTAGCATGGTTGGTTTCCAAAAGGCAAGCATTGGTGTTGCAGGACGCAGCGCTATCAACGTAGTGATGAAAGATGACGTATCAGACCTTAATGAGGTTGTCGTTATCGGTTACGGTGCTGTTAAGAAGAGCGACCTCACAAGTAGTATCTCTGCTATCAAAGGAGATAAACTTGAGAAGCTAACTACTGGTAACGTGATGAATGCACTTCAAGGTCAGGTAAACGGTGTGCAGATTACAAATTCAGGAGGTCCTGGTAGCACTCCACGCGTAATCATACGTGGTATAAGTACTATCAACGGTTCTGACCCACTCTACGTTGTAGATGGTATGCCAGTTGGTACAAACATCAACTTCCTAAACCAGAACGATATTGAGAGCATGCAGGTATTGAAAGATGCATCTGCTGCCGCTATCTATGGTACTCGTGGTAGTAACGGTGTTATTCTTATCACAACAAAGAAAGGCTCAAAGGGCGCTACTAAGTTTACAGCGTCTGCAACTGTAGGTCTTCAGACTATGCAGAAACCTGATATAGCAGGCGCTTCTGAATACGAACAGGTATTCAAGACTCGCTATACAAACGATAACCAGACTGCACCTTACAATGGTATAGCTAACATCACTAATGCTCAGGGAACTGACTGGTGGAAGCAAACTATGCGTAGCGTTGCTATTACAGAGAACTACAACTTCGGTTTCTCTGGTGGTACAGATAAGTTGCTTTATTCAGCAAGTATTGGCTACTTCCGTCAGAACTCACAGTATAAGGTTGGTGACTGGCAGAAGCTCACAGCTCGTTTCTCTATGCAGTACAACTTTAACAAGATTGTACAGGCAGGTGTAGATTTCACTCCTAAATACGAGAACTGGCATGACACTCCAGACCTAATTGGAGCAGTCATGACTATGGACCCTACAACACCAGTTATGCGTGATCAGAGCCAATGGACATCAAACCCATATAGCAACTATGCACGCTCTAACAACAACCAAACATTGAATCCTGTTGCTTCAATGAATCGTCTTGACAAGCATTCTGATGAATACGGACTTCTTGCAACTCCTTGGATAAGCATCAATCCTATAAAGGGACTGACATTCCGCACTCAGTTTGGCATGAACGCCCGTTTCCGCCTATCTGATGAATACACTCCTGATTTCCATATTGACAATCTTGAGCAAGCAGCAGTAAGCACCGCAAAACGCAGAATGGAGAACTGGGTAGACTGGAACTGGACTAATACCCTTACTTATATGAACACTTTCAACAAGAAGCATAATCTTAACGTTATGGCTGGTTACACGATGGAGCGTTTCCAGAATTACTATCTTGATGGTAGCCGCGATAAGATTCCTTCAAATGTTGAAGAAATGCGCTATGTAAGTGCAGGTACAGACAACATGCAGGTTAAAGGAAGCAATACTTATAGTTCTCTTATCTCTTATCTTGGTCGTGTAATGTACAACTATGATGAGAAATACTATCTTACAGCAAGTATCCGTGTTGACGGTTCTTCTAAGTTCACTACAGGAAACAAATATGCTACATTCCCATCATTAAGTGGAGCTTGGCGTGTTAGTGGAGAGAACTTCATGAAAAACCAGAAAATATTTGATGATTTGAAGCTTCGTCTTGGCTGGGGTAAGGTTGGTAACCAGAATATCGACAACTCTGCATATACAAGTGCTATCAATACAAACCGTTACGTTTTCGGAAATCAGATAGCTATTGGTTCTTCAGTAGCATCTATCGGTAACACAAATGTTAAGTGGGAAACTGTAGAGGATTACAATATTGGTGTAGACATGGCATTCCTTCAGAATCGTCTTCGCGTAACAGCAGACTGGTTTACAAAGAAGAGCCACGACATGCTTATGAAGAAGGATAACCTTCTTGTTCTTGGCTATCCTATGTGGAACGGTCAGATGTGGGAAAACATCGGTAGCATGAAGGCTACTGGTTGGGAACTTGGTTTCAACTGGGACGATAAGATTGGCGAAGTTAAATATGGTGTAGGTCTTAACCTTTCTTCTGTAAAGAACAAGGCTGTAAACCTAAACGGTAACTATATCTATATGGGTAGCCACAATGGTGACTTTATCATTCGTAACGAAGAAGGAAAGGCTATCAGCCAGTTCTACGGATATGTTGTTGACGGTATATTCCAGAATAAGACAGAAGTTACTTCTTACACTAACGAACACGGAACATCAATGCAGCCAAACGCTCAACCTGGTGACTTCCGCTACAAGGACCTTAACCACGATGGCGTTATCGACGAGAAGGATAAGACTTATATTGGCAATCCATTCCCAGATTTGATGTTAGGTGTAAACCTTAACGCATCATATCATCGTTGGGATATTCAGGCACAGTTCTACGGAACATTCGGTAATGACATCTACAACCTGAACCGTGAGCGTTACTTCGGTCAGAATGGCTCAAACGTAATGGCAGGAACTATTGACAAGGCTTGGCACGGAGAAGGCACAACAAACGAGTATCCTCGTCTGTCTGTTAACGACGCTAACCTGAACTACACACGTCCTTCATCTTTCTTCGTTGAAGATGGTAGTTACTTCCGTTGCAAGCTGCTTCAGATTGGATATACTATCCCTGAGAGCGTACTTCGCCTTTGCAGCATACGTCTTTCACTATCTGCACAGAACTTGTTCACTATCACAAAGTATTCTGGCATGGACCCAGAAACAGCATCTCTGGGAGGTAAAGGAGGCGTAACAGAAACAGGTATCGACTGGACTGGTTATCCTAATCCACGTACTATCCTATTCGGCGTGAATGTAAACTTCTAA
- a CDS encoding glycoside hydrolase, whose protein sequence is MKKLSILTGIIISFSLGVSAQHNTYRINTDKPMQKIMHFGASDAWSMQFTGLWPEKQQNQIADWLFSTDNDTNGQPKGIGLSVWRFNLGAGSYEQGDSSQINSGTRTECFLQPNGKYDWNKQLGQRNFLKLAKQRGVKHFLAFMNSSPVYFTKNGLATNTGRGGDINLREDCYNKVAKFAANVIKGIEKHDSIHFDYLSPVNEPDGHWNWLGPKQEGSPATNRDIAKLTRAISKEFHKDHISTNIMIDESSDIRCLLGTHMTSWQRANQIRTFFSKDSTATYLGNTYGVPNVMMAHSYWTNTPVKYMREIRENLRDTLKKYNLRYWQTELCIMSNDEEIGGGGYFDYSMRTGLYVARVIHHDLVYGNAESWSWWRSMGGDYKDGLIRVLSADNWKTGKAIDSKLMWSIGNYSRFIRPEAQRYDIDVTNEENVKVKDGETEPYGVMTSAYRNADGSWVVVFINYSEKSRSITLPLPDHKASWLLYRTSDVTGENLKPVGSSTGESVLEPCSITTFITK, encoded by the coding sequence ATGAAGAAACTTTCTATTCTCACTGGTATTATAATATCATTCAGTTTAGGCGTTAGCGCACAACATAACACATATAGAATAAATACCGACAAGCCCATGCAAAAGATTATGCACTTTGGTGCATCTGATGCATGGAGCATGCAGTTTACAGGCTTATGGCCCGAAAAACAGCAGAATCAGATTGCTGATTGGCTTTTCAGTACAGACAACGATACCAATGGACAACCTAAAGGTATTGGTCTTTCTGTATGGAGATTTAATCTTGGCGCGGGTAGTTATGAGCAAGGAGACAGTTCACAAATCAACTCAGGCACACGCACAGAGTGTTTCCTTCAGCCTAATGGCAAATATGACTGGAACAAGCAACTGGGACAGCGCAACTTCCTTAAGTTGGCAAAACAACGTGGAGTTAAGCATTTCCTTGCTTTCATGAATTCTTCGCCTGTCTATTTCACAAAGAATGGACTTGCTACGAACACTGGTCGTGGTGGAGATATAAATTTACGTGAAGACTGCTACAATAAAGTGGCAAAGTTTGCGGCAAATGTCATAAAAGGCATTGAAAAGCACGATAGCATACACTTTGATTACCTGTCCCCTGTAAATGAACCTGATGGTCATTGGAACTGGCTAGGTCCAAAACAAGAGGGATCTCCTGCCACTAACAGAGATATTGCCAAATTGACAAGAGCTATTAGCAAAGAGTTTCACAAAGACCATATCTCTACCAATATCATGATTGATGAGAGTAGCGATATAAGATGTCTGCTTGGCACTCACATGACTAGTTGGCAAAGAGCCAATCAAATACGTACTTTCTTCTCTAAGGACAGCACTGCGACATATTTAGGTAATACGTATGGAGTACCTAATGTGATGATGGCACACAGCTATTGGACAAATACTCCAGTAAAGTATATGCGAGAGATACGCGAGAACCTTCGCGATACACTAAAAAAGTATAATTTACGTTATTGGCAAACAGAGTTATGCATCATGAGCAATGATGAAGAGATTGGAGGAGGAGGCTATTTCGACTACTCTATGCGCACAGGATTATATGTTGCTCGCGTAATTCATCACGACCTAGTATATGGCAATGCTGAAAGCTGGTCATGGTGGCGTTCTATGGGAGGCGACTATAAAGACGGACTTATCAGAGTGCTAAGCGCTGACAACTGGAAAACAGGAAAAGCCATTGATTCAAAGCTGATGTGGTCTATAGGCAACTATAGCCGCTTCATACGCCCAGAAGCACAACGCTATGACATTGATGTAACAAATGAAGAAAATGTAAAGGTAAAAGATGGAGAAACAGAACCTTATGGGGTTATGACTTCTGCCTATAGAAATGCAGACGGAAGCTGGGTAGTTGTGTTCATCAACTATTCTGAGAAATCAAGAAGCATCACTCTCCCATTGCCTGATCATAAAGCATCATGGCTGTTATACCGCACATCAGATGTTACTGGCGAAAACCTCAAACCTGTAGGTTCATCTACAGGCGAGTCTGTGTTAGAGCCATGTTCAATAACAACGTTTATAACTAAATAA
- a CDS encoding beta-galactosidase, translating into MKLSRSIKLITASLLLSLSATTISAKGGDFTVGKNTFLLNGKPFVVKAAEIHYPRIPRAYWDNRIKMCKSLGMNTVCIYVFWNIHEQREGQFDFTGNNDIAAFCKLAKKNGMYVIVRPGPYVCAEWEMGGLPWWLLKKKDIRLREDDPYFIERVKLFEKKVGEQLAPLTIQNGGPIIMVQVENEYGSYGENKPYVSKIRDIVKSSGFDKVTLFQCDWSSNFEKNGLDDLVWTMNFGSGANIVQQFKRLGELRPDAPKMCSEFWSGWFDKWGARHETRPAKDMVDGIDEMLSKGISFSLYMTHGGTSFGHWAGANSPGFAPDVTSYDYDAPISESGLTTPKFWELRNMMQKYNNGKKLPAVPKPIAHVFSIPKIRLNEFSPLINGCDSFVNTGDDLTMEAADMGWGSMVYTNTLPAIANPSTLYINDCHDFAQVFINNKYIGSIDRVKNEKSISLPAVNEGDKLTIVIEAMGRINFGRAIKDYKGITKDVTIDTNEGNHLLTYTLKGWQTAKIPDDCNTAEKALNKISQHATDKVMGNRGYYRGYFNLSKTGDTFINMETWGKGQVYVNGHALGRFWSIGPQQTLYMPGCWLKKGKNEIIVLDVVGPKQPVVWGQETPELNKLQMEKTNKHNAPGDRPDLNSATPVAKGSMNAGNGWQTVKFDAPAKGRYIAIQCNSTQTGDDVLAIAELYALDADGNRISRESWTTKYADSENETGNHLGDKVFDLQESTYWQTVKGTALPHLLVIDLGSSQTISGIQQLPRAEKDAPGAMKDYKIYVY; encoded by the coding sequence ATGAAACTATCACGCAGCATCAAACTTATTACTGCCTCCCTACTGTTATCTCTCTCTGCAACTACGATTAGTGCAAAGGGTGGTGACTTCACTGTAGGGAAAAACACATTTCTGCTAAACGGAAAACCTTTTGTTGTGAAGGCAGCCGAAATTCACTATCCAAGAATACCACGTGCATATTGGGATAACAGAATAAAAATGTGCAAGTCTCTTGGCATGAACACTGTATGCATATACGTATTCTGGAACATTCACGAACAGCGTGAGGGTCAATTCGACTTCACTGGCAACAATGATATAGCTGCCTTCTGTAAGTTGGCTAAGAAAAACGGTATGTATGTCATCGTACGTCCCGGACCTTACGTATGCGCAGAATGGGAAATGGGAGGACTACCTTGGTGGCTGCTGAAGAAAAAAGATATAAGACTTCGTGAGGATGATCCTTATTTCATCGAACGAGTTAAATTGTTTGAGAAGAAAGTTGGCGAACAGCTTGCTCCATTAACTATTCAGAACGGCGGACCTATTATTATGGTTCAGGTTGAAAATGAATATGGTTCTTATGGTGAAAACAAGCCTTACGTTTCTAAGATACGCGACATCGTTAAAAGTTCAGGATTTGACAAGGTGACTTTGTTCCAGTGTGACTGGTCTAGTAACTTTGAGAAAAACGGACTTGATGACCTTGTATGGACAATGAATTTCGGTTCTGGTGCAAATATTGTCCAACAGTTTAAACGTCTTGGCGAACTACGTCCTGATGCACCAAAGATGTGTTCAGAATTCTGGAGTGGATGGTTTGACAAATGGGGTGCACGCCATGAGACACGTCCTGCAAAGGATATGGTTGATGGTATTGACGAAATGTTGTCTAAAGGTATATCATTCTCACTCTATATGACTCACGGAGGAACAAGTTTCGGACACTGGGCTGGTGCCAATAGTCCTGGATTTGCACCAGACGTAACATCTTATGATTACGATGCACCGATAAGCGAATCAGGATTGACTACACCTAAGTTCTGGGAACTGCGTAACATGATGCAGAAATACAACAATGGAAAGAAGCTTCCTGCTGTTCCTAAACCTATCGCACATGTTTTCTCTATTCCAAAGATAAGACTGAACGAATTTTCACCGCTTATAAACGGCTGCGATTCTTTTGTTAACACTGGCGACGACCTCACGATGGAGGCTGCTGATATGGGATGGGGCTCTATGGTATATACCAATACATTGCCTGCTATTGCAAATCCAAGTACACTTTATATTAATGATTGTCACGACTTTGCACAAGTATTTATTAACAATAAATATATTGGTAGCATTGACCGCGTGAAGAATGAAAAGAGCATCTCTTTACCTGCTGTAAACGAAGGCGACAAACTGACTATCGTTATTGAGGCTATGGGACGTATCAACTTTGGACGCGCCATAAAGGACTATAAGGGTATCACTAAGGATGTAACGATCGACACAAATGAAGGTAATCATCTTCTAACATATACTTTGAAGGGTTGGCAGACTGCTAAGATACCTGACGACTGCAACACAGCAGAAAAAGCACTGAATAAGATTAGTCAGCACGCTACAGACAAAGTTATGGGTAATCGTGGATATTATCGTGGTTATTTCAATCTTAGCAAGACTGGTGACACTTTCATTAACATGGAGACATGGGGTAAAGGTCAGGTATATGTAAACGGACATGCCTTGGGAAGATTCTGGAGTATCGGTCCTCAGCAGACATTATACATGCCAGGATGCTGGTTGAAGAAGGGTAAAAACGAAATCATCGTTCTTGATGTAGTCGGACCTAAGCAACCTGTTGTTTGGGGACAGGAAACACCAGAACTTAACAAGCTCCAAATGGAGAAAACCAACAAGCATAATGCTCCGGGCGATCGTCCAGACCTTAATTCTGCTACTCCTGTTGCCAAAGGCAGCATGAACGCAGGTAATGGTTGGCAGACTGTTAAGTTTGATGCTCCAGCAAAGGGAAGATATATTGCCATACAGTGCAATTCAACACAAACAGGTGATGATGTGTTAGCTATAGCCGAACTCTACGCTCTTGATGCTGACGGCAACCGCATATCACGTGAATCATGGACAACAAAATATGCTGATAGTGAGAATGAAACCGGTAATCATCTTGGTGATAAGGTATTCGACTTACAGGAGTCTACATATTGGCAGACAGTAAAGGGTACTGCTCTCCCCCACCTATTGGTGATTGACTTGGGAAGCAGCCAGACTATCTCTGGTATCCAACAACTTCCACGAGCTGAGAAAGATGCTCCTGGAGCAATGAAAGACTATAAGATATACGTTTATTAA
- a CDS encoding RagB/SusD family nutrient uptake outer membrane protein, with translation MKHYILGLSMTAAALTMSFSSCSDFLNEPILGQQDMANYFTTEDECAKQVIGCYQGLACDDWWQIYKMYDAADMCTDDMWMGNTTQDPGDYYHLAHYSGNTVQAGNACQNFWQYRYKGILQCNIAIQKIPNVKFNDEALGKRYIAEAKFLRAFQYFDLVKNFGGVPLVEGLMMPDEVKGIQRASTADTYAFIEKDLLEAIPDLPLRSQYSSADLGRVTKGAAQGILAKVYLYQQKYKEAEAQLQAVIGSKEYKLLDNFGDVWSMDHNNSEESLFEIQTNGTMSYNLGERLSVVVGSRDDAGWSWGLPTSNLDKAFKDEGDSIREIWTILHHNQTYVPNDNTWNAGNPYIITPSKHKSARANMKLFIPIAKRPSPYDGPHINLNYRLLRYADVLLMYAEVENALGHDVEARGALNTVRKRVNLADVTSSGTALRDAIRKERRLELALEDNRLYDLRRWNDDNGKKAIENLMGPNGTFVHYNLVESTDPYETTNQNENSNKGYNFVNGRDELFPIPNSEIIMSDGSIKQNPGY, from the coding sequence ATGAAACATTACATATTAGGTCTTTCAATGACCGCAGCTGCACTCACAATGAGTTTCAGCAGCTGTTCAGACTTCCTGAATGAACCTATCCTCGGTCAACAGGATATGGCAAATTACTTCACCACTGAGGACGAATGTGCAAAGCAGGTAATTGGTTGTTACCAAGGTCTCGCCTGTGATGACTGGTGGCAGATTTACAAGATGTATGATGCTGCAGACATGTGTACTGATGACATGTGGATGGGTAACACCACACAGGATCCAGGTGATTACTATCACCTAGCCCACTATTCAGGCAACACGGTTCAGGCAGGTAATGCTTGCCAGAACTTCTGGCAGTACAGATATAAGGGAATTCTACAGTGCAACATCGCAATACAGAAGATTCCTAACGTAAAATTCAACGACGAAGCTCTTGGAAAGCGTTACATTGCAGAGGCTAAGTTCCTACGTGCTTTCCAATACTTTGATTTGGTTAAAAACTTCGGAGGCGTGCCTTTGGTCGAAGGTCTTATGATGCCTGATGAAGTTAAGGGTATTCAGCGCGCTAGCACTGCTGATACTTATGCTTTCATCGAAAAAGATTTGCTAGAGGCTATTCCTGATCTTCCTCTTCGCAGCCAGTACAGCTCTGCTGATCTTGGTCGCGTTACAAAGGGTGCCGCACAGGGTATTCTAGCAAAGGTATATCTGTATCAGCAGAAATATAAGGAAGCAGAAGCCCAACTTCAAGCTGTTATCGGCAGCAAAGAGTACAAACTTCTTGACAACTTTGGTGATGTATGGAGCATGGACCACAATAACAGTGAGGAGTCTTTGTTTGAAATTCAGACAAATGGTACTATGTCTTACAATCTTGGCGAGCGTCTTTCAGTAGTAGTTGGCTCACGTGACGACGCAGGTTGGTCATGGGGACTTCCTACAAGCAACCTTGACAAGGCTTTCAAGGATGAGGGTGACTCTATCCGCGAGATATGGACAATCCTGCACCACAACCAGACATACGTGCCTAATGACAACACTTGGAATGCGGGTAATCCTTATATCATTACTCCTAGCAAGCACAAAAGTGCACGCGCTAACATGAAATTGTTTATTCCTATAGCTAAGCGTCCTTCACCTTACGACGGACCACATATCAACCTGAACTATCGTCTTCTTCGTTATGCCGATGTTTTGTTGATGTATGCAGAGGTTGAGAATGCTCTAGGTCATGACGTAGAAGCTCGTGGAGCACTTAATACAGTGCGCAAACGTGTGAATCTAGCCGATGTTACCTCTAGTGGAACTGCTCTAAGAGATGCTATCCGCAAGGAACGTCGTCTTGAATTAGCATTGGAAGACAATCGTCTATATGACTTAAGACGTTGGAATGACGATAACGGAAAGAAAGCCATTGAGAATCTTATGGGTCCTAACGGTACATTCGTTCACTACAACTTAGTTGAGAGCACCGATCCATACGAAACAACCAATCAAAACGAGAACTCTAACAAGGGTTACAACTTTGTGAATGGTCGTGATGAACTATTCCCAATACCAAACTCTGAGATTATTATGAGCGACGGTTCTATCAAACAGAATCCTGGCTATTAA